In Gracilimonas sp., a single window of DNA contains:
- a CDS encoding endonuclease domain-containing protein produces MPNKILPYNRKLKNLARQLRKNSTLSEVLLWEQIKGKALGVEFHRQVPILEYIVDFYCHEIMLAVEIDGVSHDNPEKFIHDKNRQKRIEALGVTFVRVDDVEVKQNMQGVLSYLNQHIQALGNNEL; encoded by the coding sequence ATGCCCAATAAAATTCTTCCATATAACCGAAAACTCAAAAACCTAGCCAGACAGCTAAGGAAAAATAGCACACTCAGTGAAGTTCTACTATGGGAGCAAATCAAGGGCAAAGCATTGGGAGTGGAATTTCACCGTCAGGTACCCATCCTTGAGTATATTGTGGATTTCTATTGCCACGAAATCATGTTAGCAGTGGAAATTGACGGAGTGAGCCATGACAATCCCGAAAAATTCATCCATGACAAAAATCGCCAGAAGCGAATTGAAGCTTTGGGTGTTACCTTCGTCCGGGTGGATGATGTGGAAGTAAAACAGAATATGCAGGGCGTATTGAGTTATTTGAACCAACACATTCAGGCATTAGGCAATAATGAATTGTAA
- the mtgA gene encoding monofunctional biosynthetic peptidoglycan transglycosylase → MEEQTATDWIKYGKITAGVILGWSFWFCLLVLALRWVNPPFTAFTLQEDWEELGTERYSLRANWVPAEEIPDHLKLAVIASEDQRFYAHWGLDLAAIDEAIEENQRGRRVRGASTITQQVAKNLFLSPAQNYLRKGVEAGIAVLIEIFWTKDRILEMHLNIAEFGPGIYGIGKASEHWFGKGVGEMSFRESARLVTVLPSPKIIKAEPVSDYVENRSHWILRNMEQLSGLRFLPKPQPDTVDTMSDIAGLEFLPDSILVIYIPDTLKMSIPDSGSLAPGLESGSLMTEAELDSMLLEIELDSLLMDSVLDSLEQ, encoded by the coding sequence ATGGAAGAACAAACAGCGACAGACTGGATAAAATACGGTAAAATTACCGCGGGAGTTATTCTCGGATGGTCATTTTGGTTTTGCCTGTTAGTCTTAGCTCTCAGATGGGTAAATCCTCCTTTCACTGCCTTCACTTTGCAGGAAGACTGGGAAGAGCTGGGAACAGAAAGATACAGTCTCAGGGCAAATTGGGTGCCTGCCGAAGAAATCCCTGATCACTTAAAACTGGCTGTGATTGCTTCTGAAGACCAACGTTTTTACGCACACTGGGGGCTGGATTTGGCGGCTATTGATGAAGCCATTGAAGAGAATCAGCGGGGAAGAAGGGTGCGGGGAGCAAGTACTATTACTCAACAGGTTGCCAAGAACTTGTTTTTATCTCCTGCTCAAAATTATTTAAGAAAAGGAGTAGAAGCAGGTATTGCAGTATTAATCGAAATCTTTTGGACCAAAGACCGGATTTTAGAAATGCATTTGAATATCGCAGAATTTGGCCCCGGAATATACGGAATCGGAAAAGCGTCAGAGCATTGGTTTGGGAAAGGGGTGGGGGAAATGAGTTTTAGGGAAAGCGCAAGGTTGGTTACGGTATTGCCCAGTCCTAAAATCATAAAAGCTGAACCGGTTTCCGATTATGTGGAAAACAGAAGCCACTGGATTCTCCGGAATATGGAACAGCTCAGCGGGCTTCGGTTTTTGCCCAAGCCCCAGCCGGATACAGTTGATACAATGTCAGACATAGCAGGTTTAGAATTTCTCCCAGATTCAATTTTAGTCATATATATACCCGATACCTTGAAAATGAGCATTCCTGATTCGGGATCATTGGCACCGGGGCTTGAATCAGGTTCCTTGATGACGGAAGCCGAACTGGACTCTATGCTCCTGGAGATTGAATTGGATTCGTTATTGATGGATTCTGTGTTGGATAGTCTTGAACAGTGA
- a CDS encoding pseudouridine synthase, giving the protein MSTSFTGTNPDIPIIYEDNHLLVIDKPAGLLSQEDHTGDPDVLNLCKQYIKKKYNKPGDVFLGLVHRLDRPVSGVMVLARTSKAASRLSYQIRKRTINKTYWALVHGESPVYGEHIHFLEKDERTNTVKAYTSPKGNAKESRLKFITLKQNEKYSVVEVDLITGRPHQIRVQFAKEGNPLWGDYKYGNPDKNKEHDIALRAVKLELEHPTKKDLMILKAPKPAGIPWNFFEY; this is encoded by the coding sequence TTGAGTACTTCTTTTACCGGTACAAATCCTGACATTCCCATCATTTATGAAGACAATCATCTGCTGGTAATTGACAAGCCGGCAGGATTACTTTCCCAGGAAGACCATACCGGAGACCCTGATGTTCTTAATCTCTGCAAACAATACATTAAAAAGAAATACAATAAGCCCGGCGATGTTTTTCTGGGATTAGTGCATCGGCTGGACCGACCGGTGAGCGGGGTGATGGTATTGGCCCGGACTTCGAAAGCTGCTTCAAGGCTTTCCTATCAAATCAGAAAACGGACTATTAACAAGACTTACTGGGCGCTGGTTCACGGAGAATCTCCGGTGTATGGAGAACATATTCATTTTCTTGAAAAAGATGAGCGAACTAATACCGTAAAAGCCTATACCTCTCCGAAAGGAAATGCTAAAGAATCCCGGCTTAAGTTTATCACACTCAAACAAAATGAAAAATACAGTGTGGTAGAAGTGGATTTAATAACGGGAAGGCCCCATCAAATTCGCGTTCAATTTGCAAAAGAGGGAAATCCGCTTTGGGGAGATTATAAGTATGGAAACCCTGATAAAAACAAAGAGCATGACATCGCCCTGCGTGCAGTGAAATTAGAGCTCGAACATCCTACCAAAAAGGATCTTATGATACTAAAAGCCCCTAAACCGGCCGGTATACCATGGAATTTCTTTGAGTATTAG
- the uvrC gene encoding excinuclease ABC subunit UvrC, with the protein MSNEEQVKLSEKVANLPTSSGVYIYKDSADSVLYVGKAKRLRNRVRSYFQESRSPDGRIKTMVSKIDDLEVFVTDSEAEALILENNLIKQYQPRYNIMYRDDKSYPYICITDDTKPRVYPTRTVVKDGSKYYGPYDSVGAMKRMLETIRKGFGLCTCAVSQKTIDKTRGVPKWHSCFDDYLENCSGDWDDEVYQATIKKVDRLLNGQTDQLLKELKEEMQIASDALAFEEAAQIRDSLEAVKRYSQKMKMVVSQKVDRDVFAIGKNEEIGEACGVLFKVREGKMIGKFHRFLKNIDGLGMGEMLQSFVEDYYTGQYTAAIPDEVYLSHEMTDVEPLEQYLHQEKGKIVPVHVPQIGEKKQLIKMAQSNAKLHLNERALEKEKAERDRIPHAVKELKEHLKLSRLPRRIECFDNSNLQGTDSVASMVCFVDARPRKSEYKRFNIKTVEGPDDFASMKEILTRRYSRVQKEGQQIPDLIVVDGGKGQLSSAVEALKEIDFYEECDIIGLAKRLEEVFLPGMSDPIMIPKKSSALKLLQQARDEAHRFAINFHRRKRSKRTVKTELLEIEGVGEKTAQKLLKEFGSVKKIKKAEMEELQVVAGKSIGEKVYNFFTK; encoded by the coding sequence ATGAGTAATGAAGAACAAGTAAAACTTTCAGAAAAAGTTGCCAATTTACCCACTTCGTCCGGTGTCTACATCTATAAAGATTCGGCTGATTCTGTGTTATATGTGGGGAAAGCAAAGAGGCTGAGAAACAGAGTACGGTCGTATTTTCAGGAATCTCGTTCCCCCGACGGACGTATTAAAACCATGGTTTCCAAAATTGATGATCTGGAAGTGTTTGTAACCGACTCAGAGGCGGAAGCCCTGATTCTGGAGAACAATCTTATTAAGCAATATCAGCCCCGGTACAATATCATGTACCGGGATGATAAATCGTACCCATACATTTGCATTACGGATGATACCAAACCCCGGGTTTATCCTACCAGAACAGTAGTTAAGGATGGGAGTAAATACTATGGACCTTACGATAGTGTAGGAGCCATGAAGAGAATGTTGGAGACTATTCGAAAAGGATTTGGCCTGTGCACTTGTGCCGTTTCTCAAAAAACCATTGACAAAACACGCGGGGTACCCAAATGGCATTCCTGTTTTGATGATTATCTGGAGAATTGCTCCGGTGATTGGGATGACGAAGTATATCAAGCAACTATAAAAAAAGTAGATCGGTTGTTGAATGGCCAAACAGATCAACTGCTCAAGGAACTGAAAGAGGAAATGCAGATAGCGTCTGATGCTTTAGCTTTTGAAGAAGCGGCACAAATCAGGGATAGTCTGGAAGCTGTTAAGCGCTATAGTCAAAAAATGAAAATGGTAGTTTCACAGAAAGTGGATCGTGATGTGTTTGCGATAGGTAAAAATGAAGAAATTGGTGAGGCTTGTGGTGTTTTATTTAAAGTAAGGGAGGGAAAGATGATTGGAAAATTTCATCGCTTCCTGAAAAATATCGATGGGTTGGGCATGGGAGAGATGCTGCAATCATTTGTGGAAGATTATTATACGGGGCAATATACGGCTGCTATTCCGGATGAAGTGTACCTGAGTCATGAAATGACCGATGTGGAACCTCTTGAGCAGTATCTGCATCAGGAAAAGGGAAAAATTGTACCGGTGCATGTGCCGCAGATCGGGGAGAAAAAGCAACTTATTAAAATGGCGCAGTCGAATGCTAAATTACACCTGAATGAACGGGCGCTGGAAAAAGAAAAAGCAGAACGGGATCGTATTCCGCACGCTGTTAAAGAATTAAAAGAGCATTTGAAACTGTCACGGTTACCCCGGAGAATTGAATGTTTTGATAACTCAAACCTGCAGGGAACAGACTCTGTTGCCTCTATGGTTTGTTTTGTGGATGCCAGGCCGCGGAAAAGTGAATACAAGCGGTTCAATATAAAAACAGTAGAAGGCCCGGATGATTTTGCTTCCATGAAAGAAATTTTAACCCGACGATATTCCCGGGTTCAAAAAGAAGGTCAACAGATACCGGATTTGATTGTAGTAGATGGGGGCAAGGGACAGCTTAGTTCTGCTGTAGAAGCATTGAAGGAAATCGATTTTTATGAAGAGTGTGACATTATTGGTTTGGCTAAAAGATTGGAAGAGGTTTTTCTGCCCGGAATGTCTGATCCTATTATGATTCCCAAAAAATCTTCAGCCCTGAAGCTGTTGCAGCAAGCCAGGGATGAAGCTCATCGGTTTGCCATTAACTTTCATCGCCGTAAAAGGAGTAAGCGTACCGTTAAAACCGAGTTATTAGAAATTGAAGGAGTAGGTGAGAAAACGGCTCAAAAATTACTGAAGGAATTTGGATCAGTAAAGAAGATAAAAAAAGCGGAAATGGAGGAATTACAAGTTGTAGCAGGAAAATCGATTGGAGAAAAAGTATATAATTTTTTCACGAAATAG
- a CDS encoding sigma-70 family RNA polymerase sigma factor yields the protein MKLIKRHVDKPDYKELKDRELVKYFRKNADESAFNELMNRHQQKIYSYIYSMVMNPEIANDLFQTTFTKVITKMDDTYNEQGKWIAWVMRIAHNATIDYLRKQKRYIDVSGWSDEDSSTDYFDRMEDDSVVDADEQMIETETRSSLMKHIAKLPEEQRSVVLLRHYYEMPFKEIAELTDVSINTALGRMRYALINLRKYFEEEREEEQKHAHG from the coding sequence ATGAAATTGATTAAAAGACATGTTGACAAACCGGACTACAAAGAGCTTAAAGACAGAGAGCTCGTTAAGTATTTTAGGAAAAATGCGGATGAGTCGGCTTTTAATGAACTGATGAATCGTCATCAACAAAAAATTTATTCATATATATATAGTATGGTGATGAACCCTGAAATCGCCAATGATCTATTTCAAACTACCTTTACAAAGGTAATTACCAAAATGGATGATACCTACAACGAACAGGGTAAATGGATTGCGTGGGTCATGCGAATTGCACATAATGCAACCATTGATTATTTAAGAAAACAAAAACGGTATATTGACGTTAGTGGATGGAGTGACGAGGACTCTTCAACCGATTATTTTGATCGGATGGAAGATGACAGCGTTGTGGATGCAGATGAGCAAATGATCGAAACTGAAACTCGATCCAGCCTGATGAAACACATCGCCAAACTTCCCGAAGAGCAACGGTCAGTTGTTTTGTTGAGGCACTATTACGAAATGCCGTTTAAAGAAATAGCAGAACTTACTGATGTATCCATTAATACCGCCCTCGGGCGCATGCGATATGCACTCATAAATCTTAGAAAGTATTTTGAGGAAGAACGAGAAGAAGAGCAAAAACATGCACACGGATGA
- a CDS encoding AAA family ATPase, whose product MGKVISIANQKGGVGKTTTAINLAASLAAVEHPTLIIDIDPQSNTTSGLGIDSKTVSNSVYEVMIGSADIDDTIRQTELDFLDLVPAHINLVGAEIEMIDREERERILKKAIESIRDKYDFVIIDCPPSLGLLTINALTASDSIVIPVQCEYFALEGLGQLLNTIKIVRQHLNPELDIEGVLLTMYDTRTRLSNQVADEVKRYFDDRVFKAVIARNIRLAEAPSFGKPALLYDSTSVGAKNYLALAREIIKRNKKLFKNSPVLTD is encoded by the coding sequence ATGGGAAAAGTCATTTCAATTGCCAATCAAAAAGGTGGAGTAGGAAAAACAACTACGGCAATTAATTTAGCAGCCAGTTTAGCTGCTGTGGAACATCCTACTCTGATCATTGATATTGATCCGCAGAGTAACACTACCAGTGGGCTGGGAATTGATTCTAAAACAGTCTCAAACTCTGTGTACGAGGTGATGATCGGCAGTGCAGATATTGATGACACAATTCGTCAAACGGAACTGGATTTTCTTGATTTGGTACCCGCACACATTAATTTGGTGGGAGCAGAAATTGAGATGATTGATAGGGAAGAGAGAGAACGAATCCTGAAAAAAGCTATTGAAAGTATTCGAGACAAATATGATTTCGTAATTATTGATTGCCCTCCGTCACTTGGACTGCTTACAATTAATGCTCTTACCGCCTCTGATTCCATCGTAATTCCTGTACAGTGTGAGTATTTTGCACTGGAAGGATTGGGGCAGTTATTGAACACCATCAAGATTGTACGTCAGCATCTAAACCCTGAGTTGGATATTGAAGGAGTTTTACTGACGATGTATGATACCCGAACAAGGCTCTCAAACCAGGTGGCAGACGAAGTTAAAAGATATTTTGATGACCGTGTATTTAAAGCAGTGATAGCTCGTAATATTCGTCTTGCAGAAGCACCAAGTTTTGGAAAACCGGCGCTATTATATGATTCGACCAGTGTTGGTGCGAAAAACTATCTCGCATTAGCTCGGGAAATTATTAAGAGAAATAAAAAACTATTTAAGAACAGCCCGGTTCTTACAGATTAA
- a CDS encoding ParB/RepB/Spo0J family partition protein, whose amino-acid sequence MATKKVLGRGLGAFFPEYQEEGKETDQNTKKEGVERNIVKPEERVNIVLFVPVDHIRKNPHQPRKEFNEEKLDELGASIKKHGLIQPITVRYIGEKRFELISGERRLRAAKLAGLQEIPAFIREADDEQSMAFALIENIQREELNPLEVALGYKRLLEEFDYTQAEVAERVGKNRTTVTNMLRLLNLPDFIQSAVKANKISMGHARALITIEEEEVQQKILKKVIDKGLSVRQIEEAVRGVTSASETKKKNSKSKKEASNPFYDEISARLRRTFSTKVTVNPKKEGGEIKIEYYTEDDLERILAIFDSID is encoded by the coding sequence ATGGCAACCAAAAAAGTTTTAGGCCGCGGTTTAGGGGCTTTCTTTCCGGAATACCAAGAGGAAGGGAAGGAAACAGATCAGAATACAAAGAAAGAAGGAGTTGAAAGAAATATAGTTAAACCGGAAGAACGGGTTAATATCGTGCTTTTTGTTCCGGTTGATCATATACGGAAAAATCCACACCAGCCCCGGAAAGAGTTTAATGAAGAAAAACTGGATGAACTGGGCGCTTCGATTAAGAAGCACGGGCTCATACAGCCCATAACGGTTCGCTATATTGGGGAAAAGAGATTTGAATTAATTAGCGGTGAACGACGATTAAGAGCCGCCAAATTAGCCGGGTTACAAGAAATACCGGCTTTTATCCGTGAAGCCGATGACGAGCAAAGCATGGCTTTTGCATTGATTGAGAATATACAGCGCGAAGAGTTAAATCCGCTGGAAGTGGCTTTAGGATATAAGCGATTATTGGAAGAGTTTGATTACACTCAAGCAGAAGTAGCTGAGCGCGTAGGTAAGAATCGTACCACAGTAACCAATATGCTTCGGTTATTGAATTTACCGGATTTCATTCAGTCAGCTGTGAAAGCTAACAAAATTTCAATGGGTCATGCCCGGGCATTAATTACTATTGAAGAAGAAGAAGTTCAGCAGAAGATTCTTAAAAAAGTAATTGATAAAGGATTGTCAGTCAGACAAATTGAAGAAGCAGTTCGAGGTGTAACGAGTGCTTCTGAAACAAAAAAGAAGAATTCTAAGTCTAAAAAAGAAGCATCAAATCCATTTTATGATGAAATTTCTGCCCGGTTACGACGTACATTCAGTACCAAAGTAACTGTTAACCCCAAAAAGGAAGGCGGAGAAATTAAGATTGAATACTATACGGAAGATGACCTTGAACGAATACTCGCTATTTTTGACTCGATCGATTAG
- a CDS encoding DUF5683 domain-containing protein — MTRSISLTLLIVILCVSSGVAQNFYSAQNFVPQNYSLKQAFDDTLNNDTTFPDPKKVLRQSLIVPGWGQITNKQIWKVPIVYGVLGGLTYYSIYLNNKYQGYRAAYYNLNPDTPDDNRFGPTPDYIPENVSLEALRQSRNNFHNQRDLSFVYIGLAYALNAIDAYVFAHLRSFDVSDDLSMRVSMKPDVLTTAYSSPAPSISFSVKF, encoded by the coding sequence TTGACTCGATCGATTAGCCTGACATTGTTAATTGTAATTTTGTGTGTCAGTAGTGGGGTAGCACAAAATTTCTATTCAGCTCAGAATTTCGTTCCTCAAAATTATTCTTTAAAACAAGCTTTTGATGACACCTTAAATAACGATACCACTTTTCCCGATCCTAAAAAGGTATTAAGGCAGTCTTTAATCGTACCCGGTTGGGGACAGATAACCAATAAACAAATTTGGAAAGTGCCTATTGTGTATGGCGTGTTAGGCGGATTGACGTATTACAGTATTTATTTGAATAATAAGTATCAAGGTTACCGGGCAGCTTATTATAATTTAAATCCCGACACTCCAGACGATAACCGCTTTGGCCCAACACCGGATTATATTCCAGAAAATGTAAGCCTTGAAGCATTGCGCCAAAGCCGAAACAATTTTCATAATCAAAGAGACTTATCATTCGTGTACATAGGCTTAGCTTACGCTTTGAATGCAATAGATGCCTATGTATTTGCCCACTTACGCTCTTTCGATGTATCCGATGATTTATCAATGAGGGTGAGTATGAAGCCGGACGTCTTAACAACAGCATATTCATCACCGGCACCCTCCATATCATTTTCTGTAAAGTTTTAA
- a CDS encoding TIGR00730 family Rossman fold protein: MNKEEREFKKKNQFNGYDRDIWSVFKVMGELVEGYDKLFQIGPCISIFGSARTKPDNKYYELAVETADKITQKGFGVITGGGPGIMEAANKGAERGEGKSVGLGINLPFEQGINQHVDPDFTINFNYFFVRKVMFVKYAQGFVVFPGGFGTLDELFESLTLIQTRKIDQIPIILFGSDYWEGLIDWIKNSMIEWGTISENDMDLFHITDSTDEAVKIICDFYSKKEPMPNFYF, encoded by the coding sequence ATGAATAAAGAAGAACGAGAATTTAAAAAGAAAAACCAGTTTAACGGATATGACCGTGATATCTGGAGTGTTTTTAAGGTGATGGGGGAACTTGTTGAAGGCTATGACAAGCTTTTTCAAATAGGCCCCTGTATATCCATATTTGGCTCTGCGAGAACAAAACCGGACAATAAGTATTATGAGTTAGCGGTGGAAACAGCTGATAAAATAACTCAAAAAGGTTTTGGAGTCATCACCGGCGGAGGCCCCGGAATAATGGAAGCAGCTAACAAAGGAGCCGAGAGGGGGGAAGGGAAGTCGGTAGGATTAGGCATCAACCTTCCATTTGAACAAGGTATTAATCAACATGTTGATCCTGACTTTACCATCAATTTCAATTACTTTTTTGTCCGTAAAGTCATGTTTGTGAAATATGCGCAGGGTTTTGTGGTATTTCCCGGTGGTTTTGGAACTTTGGATGAATTGTTTGAAAGCTTAACCCTTATTCAAACACGTAAAATTGATCAAATTCCCATTATACTTTTTGGCAGTGATTACTGGGAGGGACTGATAGACTGGATCAAGAACTCGATGATAGAGTGGGGCACTATTTCAGAAAACGATATGGATTTGTTTCACATTACGGATTCAACAGATGAAGCGGTAAAAATTATATGTGATTTTTACAGTAAAAAGGAACCAATGCCCAATTTTTACTTTTAA
- the tkt gene encoding transketolase codes for MPASKLDNLCVNTIRTLSIDAVEKANSGHPGMPMGMADVAYILWTKFLKHSPKNPDWFDRDRFILSAGHGSMLIYSLLHLTGYDLSLDEIKNFRQMGSKTPGHPEYGMTPGVETTTGPLGQGFGTGVGMAMAEHFLAAKFNQKDHKVVDHYTYAIVSDGDLMEGISHESASMAGHMGLGKLIYLYDSNRISIEGSTDLAFTEDVPKRFEAYNWHVVEIDGHNHDEITSAIEEAQSVSDKPSIIVCKTHIGFGSPNKQDSEASHGSPLGEEEIKLTKQAYNWDTDKTFHIPEEALNKFREEVNKGEQAEKEWNEAVAKFESSFSEEAKSFKSWIKRELSPELETSLPVFKEDEKGMASRAASGKVINAIKETVPNLFGGSADLAGSTKTDIEGYGSFIVDKPTGRTVHFGVREHGMGAAVNGISLHGGLIPYGATFFVFTDYMRPAIRLAALMKTNSIFVLTHDSIGLGEDGPTHQPIEHLASLRAMPNITVLRPGDANETSYAWKSAIENTTGPTLLVLTRQNLPTFARDENNKASLVQKGGYIFADSEKETPDAILIGTGSELQYAVEAKKKLANKGVDARVVSMPSWELFENQDEPYKASVLPESVTNRVSIEAGSTFGWERYVGPEGKSIGLNTFGESAPYEELYEHFGITSDAVVKAALGK; via the coding sequence ATGCCCGCTTCAAAACTTGACAACCTATGCGTTAATACTATAAGAACCTTATCTATCGATGCAGTGGAAAAAGCGAACTCCGGTCATCCCGGAATGCCAATGGGAATGGCAGATGTTGCTTATATACTGTGGACAAAATTTTTAAAGCACAGTCCCAAGAACCCAGATTGGTTTGACCGGGATCGTTTTATTCTTTCTGCCGGCCACGGTTCTATGCTCATTTATAGTTTACTCCATTTGACTGGTTATGATTTGAGTCTTGACGAAATTAAAAATTTCAGGCAGATGGGAAGTAAAACTCCGGGGCATCCCGAATATGGCATGACTCCGGGGGTTGAAACCACCACCGGTCCTCTTGGGCAGGGTTTTGGGACCGGAGTTGGGATGGCTATGGCGGAGCATTTTCTAGCCGCTAAGTTTAATCAAAAAGATCATAAGGTAGTTGATCATTACACTTATGCCATTGTAAGTGATGGGGATTTGATGGAAGGAATTTCTCACGAATCTGCATCAATGGCAGGTCATATGGGACTGGGTAAATTAATTTATCTATATGATTCAAACAGGATTTCTATTGAGGGGTCAACAGACCTTGCCTTTACAGAGGATGTACCTAAAAGGTTTGAAGCATATAATTGGCATGTAGTAGAAATTGATGGGCATAATCACGATGAAATTACTTCAGCTATTGAAGAGGCGCAATCTGTGAGTGATAAGCCCTCTATTATTGTTTGCAAAACCCATATTGGGTTTGGAAGTCCAAATAAGCAAGACAGTGAGGCATCTCACGGATCACCTTTGGGAGAAGAGGAAATAAAGTTGACTAAACAGGCCTATAATTGGGATACTGATAAAACATTTCATATACCTGAAGAAGCTCTCAATAAATTCAGAGAAGAGGTTAATAAAGGGGAACAGGCAGAGAAAGAATGGAATGAGGCAGTGGCTAAGTTCGAAAGTTCCTTTTCTGAAGAAGCCAAATCTTTTAAAAGTTGGATAAAACGTGAACTTTCCCCAGAATTAGAAACCAGCCTTCCTGTTTTTAAAGAAGATGAAAAGGGGATGGCAAGTCGGGCAGCTTCAGGAAAAGTGATTAATGCTATCAAGGAAACGGTTCCTAATTTATTTGGAGGTTCTGCCGATCTTGCCGGAAGCACAAAAACCGATATAGAAGGCTATGGTTCGTTTATTGTAGATAAACCAACCGGTCGCACGGTTCATTTTGGAGTTCGGGAACATGGGATGGGAGCGGCAGTAAATGGAATTTCCCTTCATGGCGGATTGATTCCTTATGGGGCTACTTTCTTTGTGTTTACAGATTATATGCGGCCGGCAATCAGATTGGCTGCATTAATGAAAACAAATTCAATTTTTGTTTTAACGCATGACAGTATTGGTTTAGGTGAAGATGGCCCCACACACCAACCTATTGAGCATTTGGCCAGTTTAAGGGCTATGCCGAACATTACAGTTCTTAGACCGGGTGATGCCAATGAAACTTCGTATGCATGGAAGTCAGCGATTGAGAATACAACAGGACCCACCCTTTTGGTATTGACACGACAAAATTTGCCTACATTTGCCAGAGATGAAAATAACAAGGCATCTTTGGTTCAAAAAGGAGGTTATATTTTTGCAGATTCCGAAAAAGAAACGCCGGATGCTATTCTGATAGGAACGGGATCTGAGCTTCAGTATGCTGTTGAAGCGAAGAAGAAGCTTGCAAATAAAGGCGTTGATGCTCGTGTAGTGAGTATGCCAAGCTGGGAGTTGTTTGAAAATCAGGACGAGCCTTACAAAGCGTCTGTGCTTCCTGAGTCGGTAACTAACCGGGTATCTATAGAAGCAGGATCAACCTTTGGATGGGAACGCTATGTTGGGCCGGAAGGAAAGTCCATTGGGTTAAATACTTTTGGAGAGTCAGCACCTTATGAAGAGCTATATGAGCACTTTGGAATTACTTCCGATGCTGTAGTTAAAGCGGCACTGGGTAAATAA